The Anabas testudineus unplaced genomic scaffold, fAnaTes1.2 Contig204arrow_ctg1, whole genome shotgun sequence region AATACAATGGGGCAGATGGAAATCCATGTTGATCTGATTGGGGACGTCATGTCATGTCCAGACGgatacaaagacagaaaatgactgTTTCTGgcacagaggaataaaaaaaagtctttaccTGGAAGGAGTAACCTGCAGGAGACAGGAAGCGAGGGCTGAAAAGTTCTTGTCCTGGTGGTATTTTGGCCATTTGGCCCTTGATGTTGCGGATGTGCCAGATGTGCTGAGGGCACTTTGTGGACGACAGGTTAATGTCGTCCAGAGAGAAGCCTCCTTTTGATGGTCTCTTTCCCCTCACGCCCTGAAACACCACACGGGCCTTCTTTGTCACATTTAGATTGACGTTATGTAATTCCCAGGAGCCCTTGACACCTCCTGTAATAAAATAGAATTCACAAGTTGTACTTCAGAAGTGAGAGAGCCGCAGTGCAAAGTGGTGCAGTCTacatgcagcttttaaatacattcatgtTGCTGCTCACAGCAGCTTTGATTGAGTAAAATTaccttttcatttaattaaggtgttttttgtattcagtgtttcatttgttacCTGAAATGCTCTTGAAGAGCTTCAGTTTGCCATTGGCGTTGGCCTGGTCGTACTCTCGCACCCAGATATTGAGAacatcatcagctgcagcagtgctaTAGAGGAGGAACTGCAGACACTGGACTCCAGGTTTGGGGTAAAGCCAGCGACTCTCCAGGAACGCTTGGTGACCAGGTTTAGCAGAGGACGTGCTGAAGTGCATGAAGTAGCCTTTTCCTGAGTACAGAACATATCAAAATAGCACAGCAAAGAAAGATGAGTGAAGATCACCTCTGGATGGTGAATAACTATCTTCCAGAAATTCAAACACCCATCAGGTTTTCTGGCAACATTAGATACGTGAGCTGTCTCCACATTCAAGAACCTACTGACTCTGCCTGGAAAGTTGTACTGCTAAGACTTAGAACATGTCCTGTGTTCATTATGGAATACAATGACAAACTAAGGCATTGGGGGCCCTTATAAAGGTTTATACTACTTCAGGGTTGTTGACTGTGGGATAGaagaacagacaaagaaaaatcgTGTTCTGCTGTCTTGAAATATCAAGAGGGAAACATCCAAAAATACATTAAGGGCTACTGTGATGTCAGAGttgttagaaaataaaagaatatttatccatccatccattgaTCAACTATACTAGAAGTCAAGGTGGACCACTGTGTTGGTAGTCACAGAGTGGCAGAAAACTTCTTTCTTACTCTTTCGAGTAATTTAAATCCACCAGTTACCATAATCTGTCTTTAGACTGTcacaggaagaacatgcagACCTTTGTGCTATGTGCTATCCAAAGTCAAAGAGGTCATGATTCATCCCCTTTTCACtgttctttaatgttttattgagcACTATCACACGAAAGGGGGCACTGTTAAGCTTAATATCAGCATGGCTGTAATGTGTTTGTAGGTACGAGGACGCAGGTCGAGTGCTGAAGATATCAGTCGTGCTGATATTTAGTACAACAGTGCCCCCTCTCACGTGATACTACTAAGTTGATGTACATTTGTAATGATGGACTGTCACCTTGGCACTGTCCCATGTTTGTGAAGTCTGTTTTAGGCCCTCCCTTTACAGAACTGCGCCGTTCCCACTTGGCTGTCCCTGGACCCTGAATCGTCCCACAGATATTGTCCTCTTCAAAGTCGCAGCTGTCCACAAAGGTAGAAGAACTGGCTGTGGAGAGAAACTGCTGCATTAAGGTGAAATATCTAGTTTCATTTGAATGATTTCAGCTGTCTTCACCAGTAAAAAGCCTAAAATGCTACGTAagcttcatttcttttttttttttgcctagaTTATTGAAGTTTTCAATTTGTTTAGCAAAGTCTGATATGAAATCaccacagacactgaaaacagaaacagagctgtAGTATAAAAAACATCCACTCcttatgtagaaaaaaaaggctCATTCTAtgctaaagaaaacacaactataGTTATTTCCTTGTGATTTACAGTGTAATGAAAACCTAATTATGAattccattttccatttctgcaAATAGATCCCTCTGAATCTTATGgacctgcatgtttttggaacagagaaaaaacaagaggaCCCACGCCAAGCAAACTCCACAATCAGATCAAACCCCAAACCTTCTTTCTGTGATGTCACCACACCATCATAACTACTGCTCCACAGTATCATATTACAGTATCTGTAGGACATGTAGCCTGAGGCCTTCCTCTGGTGCAATGATGGTATCTTGACTCATTGTTAGTCGTGATGTACAAAATGACTTACTGCAGTTGTAGAGGCGGTTGAGTTTGGTTAGGTCACTGGCGCTGAACCCCATCCTCTGACCAATCACATCCATGAATTGGGGGATCTTGGTGACAATGGTGGGCTCAGAGCCAATGCTGAAGTCCATCTTCCCATAGTGCATTACAGAGCCATAATCATAAGGAACACCCAGAGCAGTGGACACTGTGTCATCATGTTTCTTAAAGTTGTTCTTCTTATCTGAAAAAGGCATAGCAATTACTGGATTTCAGTCTATGGATGATGCAACAATTATCTGTGTCTCATagtgagagaaaatgtgtaTAAACAGCCTAAGGAGCTAataaagctgatttcttaatgTATTAGTTTACTGCATGAGTATACACCCGGGCTACTTTCCTAAAATACATCACAGATGCAACTTTTATGCAACTCGGGTGATAACGTTCTCAAATATATGGGATTGTTTTAGATATTGAATATCCCATACCCTAATAAAggaaatgtatgtatgtgtataaaaATGTGCACGATAAATTTGTAATAACTggcaaaaaaagttttttttacacacaaatctactgtaaaaaaaactatgttAATGTCCAGAAAACCAATAGTTTGacttatattatatatttatataatatatatatatatattatattttatatttatattttatatatatatttggctAATTCTCCATAAGAAGACGGGCCTTACATTGTCAGTGTAGATTAGAACtaaaaatgaccaaacaaaaacagttttacttaGTTTGTACTTGTTTCAAGAAAGGAAGGCTATTATAAAGTATAACCAAGAAATAGATTGAAGATCTAGATCTAGATCTAGATAGAAGATCTAGATTTCTTTAAAAGATGTACACTATAGTCTCCAGAGACTAGAGACCTGGATCCAATCAGGGCTGAATATACAGTGGCCCAAGTGCACATCCGTCCAAAACAAGTACTTAACAACTGtccttgagaaacagatgcTTCACTGCCTTTGAATTGGCTgcattgttaaataaaacacgAGAGAAAGCTTCTAGGGTTGGCAAGTCAGAAGGTCGCAGTGAACTTTAGATGACAGGAACCAAGTCTTGTGGTTTTTGAAGTGTTTAGATCCAAGCAAAGGACAAACAGTACAAAGCTCAGAGATAGAGCTCATAAAAATTTGCCTTCCTAACACTATCAGTGATGCATGGAGGAGGCAATGTGACAATCTGGAGATGCTCTGTTAAAGGGAGAGTTGGTTTCCTGCATTTTGTGCAAGACCTTCTCAATCAACATACTAATCTATCCTGACGAGGCATATGATTCCCTCTGGGCAACAAGTGATTAGTGGTAACTTCATTTTGCGGCAAGATTGTGTAAGACCTATCTGGAGAAACAAAGTAGCTGCTGGAATACTATCTTTGACAGCTTCGGAAGTTGTATACTATACTATTGTCAAGTGAATCCACCCAAGACAGCAGCAT contains the following coding sequences:
- the LOC113151893 gene encoding meprin A subunit beta-like, encoding MLHSFLVLLFGLGLTAARLSSETEIDVDEGRDWDIVDINEGAGLDLLEGDIKLEEPFTRNIILGDKYRWPTTVPYYLEESLEMNAKGVILKAFDQYRLKTCIDFKPWKGEENYISVFNGSGCFSSVGNQRVGKQQLSIGSNCDDLGIVEHEFLHALGFWHEQSRADRDDYVDIMWDKIKPDKKNNFKKHDDTVSTALGVPYDYGSVMHYGKMDFSIGSEPTIVTKIPQFMDVIGQRMGFSASDLTKLNRLYNCTSSSTFVDSCDFEEDNICGTIQGPGTAKWERRSSVKGGPKTDFTNMGQCQGKGYFMHFSTSSAKPGHQAFLESRWLYPKPGVQCLQFLLYSTAAADDVLNIWVREYDQANANGKLKLFKSISGGVKGSWELHNVNLNVTKKARVVFQGVRGKRPSKGGFSLDDINLSSTKCPQHIWHIRNIKGQMAKIPPGQELFSPRFLSPAGYSFQVGVYLNGLSSNPDYMALFFHLTSGPNDHMLKWPCPWQMATMALMDQQSDIRQQVLSSSGMIPGKWAPK